The Saprospiraceae bacterium genome includes a window with the following:
- a CDS encoding XdhC family protein has product MKEIRDIIRSYQEHKSLGKRCALATVVHVEGSSYRRPGARMLISEDGRLTGAISGGCLEGDAMRKALHVINEQVPALVTYDTMDEDDATIGIGLGCNGIIKILIEPVDYEMIDHPIQLLEKLTSDRQNAVIATFFSFQHKKQPNAGTQFFIDASGNITGKNTINVKTNLLKEEVQSVFDTGKSTWTEFDVDGEKMTVFLEFVPPAVSLVVVGAGNDVMPLVEMADVLGWDTTVIDGRSNYAKKERFAKACDVLTAKPEQVIQSVRIDDFTFFALMTHNYNYDKALLYELCQNNAKYIAMLGPKKKLERMLSEYEEENRPLATEQIATIYSPAGLDIGAETSEEIALSILAEIKTVLEKKQGRSLKEKTVGIHE; this is encoded by the coding sequence ATGAAAGAAATCAGAGACATCATCCGCAGTTATCAGGAGCATAAATCTTTAGGGAAACGATGTGCTTTGGCGACCGTCGTGCATGTGGAAGGTTCGTCATACCGGCGTCCGGGTGCCCGGATGCTGATCTCCGAAGACGGCAGATTGACCGGAGCGATCAGTGGTGGATGTCTGGAAGGTGATGCGATGCGAAAAGCCCTGCACGTCATCAATGAACAGGTTCCTGCGCTCGTCACTTATGATACCATGGATGAAGACGATGCGACGATAGGCATTGGTCTCGGTTGTAATGGCATTATCAAAATCCTGATCGAACCTGTTGATTATGAGATGATTGATCATCCAATACAACTTCTGGAAAAATTAACTTCAGACAGACAAAATGCAGTCATTGCCACATTTTTTTCTTTCCAACATAAAAAACAACCCAATGCAGGAACCCAATTTTTTATAGATGCATCGGGAAACATTACAGGCAAAAATACAATAAACGTCAAAACGAATTTACTGAAAGAAGAAGTCCAAAGTGTGTTTGATACCGGCAAAAGTACATGGACAGAATTTGATGTTGATGGTGAAAAAATGACTGTTTTTCTGGAGTTTGTCCCACCCGCTGTATCACTTGTTGTGGTAGGTGCCGGAAATGACGTGATGCCTCTGGTGGAGATGGCAGATGTATTGGGTTGGGATACAACGGTCATAGATGGCAGATCCAATTATGCCAAAAAAGAGCGATTTGCCAAAGCCTGTGATGTGCTTACCGCCAAACCGGAACAAGTGATCCAAAGCGTCAGGATAGATGATTTTACCTTTTTTGCATTGATGACCCACAATTACAACTATGACAAAGCCCTACTTTATGAACTATGCCAAAACAACGCAAAATATATCGCCATGCTGGGCCCAAAGAAAAAACTCGAAAGGATGCTCTCCGAATACGAAGAAGAAAACCGACCACTGGCAACAGAGCAGATAGCCACCATCTACAGTCCGGCAGGATTGGATATCGGTGCGGAAACTTCAGAAGAGATAGCACTATCGATCCTGGCGGAGATTAAGACAGTTTTGGAAAAGAAACAGGGTAGATCACTTAAGGAAAAGACAGTTGGAATACATGAGTGA
- the tnpA gene encoding IS200/IS605 family transposase — translation MGHTYHKVYLQFVFAVKYRNAVLDKRWRDVLFAVIGNLINETKCTTIIIGGVEDHVHCFLSLKPVVSISELMKTVKAKSSKYINDNKLTVDRFEWQEGYGVFSYSQSHIDNVYRYIQNQEIHHQSKTFKDEYIELLEAFQIDYDQHYVFHDPL, via the coding sequence ATGGGTCATACTTATCATAAAGTATATCTTCAATTTGTTTTTGCTGTGAAATATCGGAATGCGGTTCTAGACAAAAGATGGAGAGATGTACTTTTTGCGGTTATTGGCAATTTAATCAATGAAACCAAATGTACAACAATTATCATAGGTGGCGTAGAAGATCATGTGCACTGCTTTTTAAGTTTGAAACCTGTAGTATCCATCTCCGAATTAATGAAGACCGTAAAAGCAAAATCATCCAAATACATTAATGACAACAAACTAACTGTTGACCGTTTTGAATGGCAAGAAGGATATGGTGTTTTTTCATATAGTCAATCGCATATTGACAATGTGTATAGATATATCCAAAATCAAGAAATACATCACCAATCCAAAACCTTTAAGGATGAATATATTGAACTATTAGAAGCATTTCAGATAGATTATGATCAACACTATGTATTTCACGATCCATTGTAA
- a CDS encoding xanthine dehydrogenase family protein molybdopterin-binding subunit encodes MTLVKISHGRRSFIKSSALAGGGMMIGFSWLASCKPTPEQLLSMPKEWFNINGFLKIGENGVVTIMSPNPEIGQNVKTSMPMIVAEELDVDWKYVIVEQAPLDTSIFTRQIAGGSQSIRHGWEGLRMAGATARQMLVEAAAKAWGVPVSEITTEASKIHHKNSGKSAGYGEMASAAANIEVPKEVKLKDISEYKIIGTSKNNVDGQKIVTGKPLYGLDYKKEGMLIAMIVHPPAFGLKLKSFDDTTAKSMPGIKDVFKINVYKEGEETQWCDTISFNELVVVVGNTTWEVMNAKKAITCEWEQINGNEKEVPFFGKTKKVSTPSGLENSSDHLAKMIAASKSAGTIVRKDGDPETAFKKATTILERSYTAPFLAHSPLEPMNFFAHVTAEKAELVGPIQTPEFMEKSASARLGLPIEKIDIQMTRMGGGFGRRLYGHFVVEAAVISQKMNTPIKLIYTREDDMTTGIYRPAYHATYRAALDENKNLIAFHVKTGGVPESSLSANRFPAGAIDNYLAEEWTVVSNVSVGAFRAPGSNFIAGAEQSFLDELAEAMGKDPIDMRLELLEKAKTSPVGKDNDYEAERYAGVLQLIKEKSGWGKESSGLHRGVAAYFCHNTYVAQVLDIEMKDNTPVIRKVTAAVDCGLVINPVAATNLSEGGIVDGLGHSMFSAITLKDGAPQQNNFNTYRLIRHIEAPKEIEVHFVDNKKDPTGLGEPLNPPVIGAMANALYKATGKRYYDQPFLVDTKLMG; translated from the coding sequence ATGACACTCGTAAAAATATCACACGGCAGAAGATCATTCATCAAAAGCAGTGCTTTGGCAGGTGGTGGAATGATGATCGGATTCAGTTGGCTCGCATCCTGCAAGCCTACACCGGAACAATTACTCTCCATGCCTAAGGAATGGTTTAATATTAACGGTTTCCTGAAGATCGGCGAAAACGGAGTAGTCACCATCATGTCGCCCAATCCGGAGATTGGCCAAAATGTGAAGACATCTATGCCGATGATTGTCGCTGAAGAACTCGATGTGGACTGGAAATATGTTATTGTAGAACAGGCGCCATTGGACACTTCAATCTTTACCAGGCAAATTGCTGGTGGCAGTCAGTCTATCCGTCATGGGTGGGAAGGACTCAGAATGGCAGGTGCTACTGCCCGTCAAATGCTGGTAGAGGCAGCAGCCAAAGCATGGGGTGTACCGGTATCAGAAATCACGACCGAAGCCAGCAAAATTCACCATAAAAATAGTGGAAAATCAGCCGGATATGGTGAAATGGCTTCTGCCGCAGCAAACATCGAAGTGCCGAAAGAAGTCAAACTCAAAGACATCAGTGAATATAAAATTATCGGTACATCCAAAAATAATGTGGATGGCCAGAAAATAGTAACCGGCAAACCATTATACGGACTCGATTATAAAAAGGAAGGAATGCTGATTGCCATGATTGTGCATCCACCTGCTTTTGGCCTGAAACTCAAGTCTTTTGATGACACAACAGCAAAGTCAATGCCCGGTATAAAAGATGTATTTAAGATCAATGTCTATAAAGAAGGAGAAGAAACACAGTGGTGCGATACCATTTCATTCAACGAATTGGTTGTAGTAGTAGGCAATACCACATGGGAAGTGATGAATGCCAAAAAGGCGATCACCTGTGAGTGGGAACAGATTAATGGAAATGAAAAAGAAGTGCCATTTTTTGGTAAAACAAAGAAGGTATCCACCCCTTCCGGACTGGAAAATTCGAGTGACCACTTAGCAAAAATGATTGCAGCCTCCAAATCTGCCGGCACTATAGTCAGAAAAGATGGCGATCCCGAAACTGCTTTCAAAAAGGCCACTACAATCCTGGAGCGAAGTTATACTGCGCCGTTTCTGGCTCACAGTCCGCTGGAACCGATGAACTTTTTTGCCCATGTAACTGCCGAAAAAGCAGAACTGGTAGGGCCTATACAGACGCCTGAGTTTATGGAAAAATCCGCATCTGCCAGACTCGGTCTTCCAATTGAAAAAATAGATATTCAAATGACCCGAATGGGAGGCGGATTTGGTCGCAGATTGTATGGGCATTTTGTGGTAGAAGCAGCCGTCATTTCGCAAAAAATGAATACACCCATCAAATTGATCTACACCAGAGAAGATGATATGACCACCGGGATTTATCGTCCTGCGTATCATGCTACCTATCGGGCAGCACTCGACGAAAATAAAAATCTGATTGCTTTTCATGTGAAAACCGGTGGCGTACCTGAAAGCTCCTTATCTGCCAATCGTTTTCCGGCAGGAGCCATAGACAACTATCTTGCAGAAGAATGGACCGTTGTATCCAATGTAAGTGTGGGAGCATTCAGAGCTCCCGGATCCAATTTTATAGCAGGTGCTGAGCAATCATTTCTCGATGAACTTGCAGAAGCTATGGGCAAAGATCCGATAGATATGAGATTGGAATTGCTCGAAAAGGCTAAAACAAGTCCTGTAGGCAAAGACAATGACTACGAAGCAGAAAGATATGCCGGTGTACTTCAACTCATCAAAGAGAAATCAGGTTGGGGCAAAGAATCGTCAGGATTGCACCGAGGTGTAGCTGCTTATTTCTGTCACAATACCTATGTAGCTCAGGTACTTGATATAGAGATGAAGGATAATACGCCTGTGATCAGGAAAGTGACAGCGGCGGTAGATTGCGGTCTCGTAATCAATCCGGTCGCAGCTACTAATTTATCTGAAGGAGGTATCGTGGATGGCTTGGGACACAGTATGTTCAGCGCCATCACTTTGAAGGATGGTGCACCGCAACAAAATAATTTTAATACATACCGACTCATCAGACACATTGAAGCACCCAAGGAAATAGAAGTTCATTTCGTTGATAACAAAAAAGATCCGACGGGTCTCGGCGAGCCACTTAATCCACCCGTGATCGGTGCTATGGCCAATGCATTGTACAAAGCGACGGGCAAACGATATTATGACCAACCGTTTTTGGTGGATACTAAGTTGATGGGGTAG
- a CDS encoding (2Fe-2S)-binding protein, whose protein sequence is MATFNLKVNGKKLSVDVDPTTPLLWILRDHLDLPGTKFGCGIASCGACTIHLDGTAMRSCILPVSAVGDKKITTIEGLSESGDHPVQKAWLEHDVPQCGYCQAGQIMTAAALLKENSNPSDDEIESAMNGNLCRCGTYTRIKAAVKTAAKNM, encoded by the coding sequence ATGGCGACATTTAATCTTAAAGTAAACGGCAAAAAGTTATCCGTTGATGTTGATCCAACAACACCCCTATTGTGGATATTGAGAGATCATCTGGATCTTCCGGGTACTAAATTTGGCTGTGGTATCGCGTCCTGTGGGGCCTGTACCATTCACCTGGATGGTACAGCGATGAGATCCTGTATTTTACCGGTTAGTGCTGTCGGTGATAAAAAAATTACCACCATAGAAGGTCTTTCCGAATCGGGTGATCATCCGGTACAAAAAGCGTGGCTGGAGCACGATGTACCACAATGCGGGTATTGTCAGGCAGGACAAATCATGACTGCTGCTGCATTGCTGAAAGAAAATTCTAACCCCAGCGATGACGAAATCGAATCAGCCATGAATGGCAATCTGTGCAGATGTGGCACCTACACCAGAATCAAAGCAGCTGTAAAAACAGCCGCTAAAAATATGTAG
- a CDS encoding NAD(P)-dependent alcohol dehydrogenase codes for MENKQVKAFGTSAPEADLAEMQIDRRSVTPKDVEIEILFCGVCHSDLHTARNDWGFTTYPAIPGHEIVGRVTKTGSEVTKVKVGDLAGVGCLVDSCHSCESCKKDLEQYCLTGYTGTYNSPDKHLGGMTYGGYSKKVVVDEHFVLTIPSNLDLAAVAPLLCAGITTWSPLRHWNVKEGSKVAVVGLGGLGHMAIKLAKGLGADVTLFSRSPGKKQDAIALGSDEIIISSDDAQMNSVAGKFDLIIDTVPYIHDVNPYISALNVSGTLVLVGYLGGLEPILNTVPMILGRKSVAGSLIGGIAETQEMLDFCGKHNIVSDIEIIKMQDINLAYERLLKSDVKYRFVIDMASL; via the coding sequence ATGGAAAACAAACAAGTAAAAGCCTTCGGTACAAGTGCACCTGAAGCAGATTTAGCAGAAATGCAAATTGATCGTAGGTCTGTCACTCCTAAGGATGTAGAGATTGAAATTTTGTTTTGTGGCGTATGCCATTCGGATTTGCATACTGCACGTAACGATTGGGGTTTCACGACCTATCCTGCCATTCCCGGACACGAAATCGTTGGAAGAGTCACAAAAACAGGTAGTGAAGTTACCAAAGTGAAAGTGGGAGATCTGGCCGGAGTCGGATGTTTGGTTGATTCTTGCCATTCATGCGAAAGTTGTAAGAAAGACCTGGAGCAATATTGTTTGACGGGATACACGGGTACTTACAATAGTCCTGACAAACATTTAGGTGGAATGACTTATGGCGGATACTCGAAAAAAGTGGTTGTGGACGAACATTTCGTTTTGACGATACCGTCCAATCTGGATTTGGCAGCCGTAGCGCCTTTGTTATGTGCGGGTATCACAACCTGGTCTCCTTTGCGCCATTGGAATGTAAAAGAAGGCAGTAAAGTTGCTGTAGTAGGACTGGGAGGTTTGGGGCACATGGCCATAAAACTGGCCAAAGGATTGGGAGCTGATGTCACATTATTTTCGAGATCACCGGGCAAAAAGCAGGATGCTATAGCTTTAGGTTCTGACGAAATTATTATCTCTTCTGACGATGCTCAAATGAATTCTGTCGCAGGCAAATTTGATTTAATTATAGATACCGTTCCATATATACATGATGTAAATCCCTATATTTCTGCTTTAAATGTCAGTGGCACTTTGGTGCTCGTGGGCTATTTAGGTGGTTTGGAACCCATATTGAATACCGTTCCGATGATATTGGGAAGAAAGTCCGTTGCAGGCTCACTGATTGGCGGAATAGCGGAGACGCAGGAGATGCTTGATTTTTGTGGTAAACACAATATAGTTTCAGATATTGAAATTATAAAAATGCAGGATATCAATCTGGCCTATGAGCGTTTGTTAAAAAGTGATGTCAAATACCGCTTTGTAATTGATATGGCTTCTCTGTAA
- a CDS encoding nucleotidyltransferase family protein, whose amino-acid sequence MHLKTKNISLILLAAGESSRLGTPKQLLMYRGKTLMQHTIDQTQTLGLDTFIVLGAFSEQIISQINTYDAKVVINKNWNEGLASSIRCGLEQVLQSNPDTEAVILILCDQPFLTIEILQQILEKYHDSSLPIVHCNYGEASGPPTLFHRSLFPYLMELKDHEGAKKVVNKYPADVALVDFADGKFDIDTLADYQHLLQTQDLKKF is encoded by the coding sequence ATGCACCTCAAAACAAAAAACATCTCCCTCATCCTCCTCGCCGCCGGTGAATCATCACGCCTCGGCACACCCAAACAACTCCTGATGTACAGGGGCAAAACCCTGATGCAACATACCATCGATCAGACACAGACTCTTGGATTGGACACGTTTATCGTACTTGGTGCTTTTAGTGAACAGATAATCAGTCAGATTAATACATACGACGCAAAGGTTGTTATAAATAAAAATTGGAATGAAGGCTTGGCGTCTTCTATACGTTGTGGATTGGAACAGGTGCTGCAATCAAATCCGGATACGGAAGCTGTTATTCTGATATTGTGCGATCAACCATTTTTGACGATTGAAATATTGCAGCAGATATTGGAAAAATACCATGATTCCAGTCTGCCAATCGTTCATTGCAATTATGGGGAAGCAAGTGGTCCTCCTACTTTGTTTCATCGGTCACTGTTTCCCTATCTGATGGAATTAAAAGATCATGAAGGGGCTAAAAAGGTAGTAAATAAATATCCGGCTGATGTGGCATTGGTCGATTTCGCTGATGGTAAATTTGATATTGATACCCTGGCAGATTATCAGCATTTATTACAAACTCAAGACCTTAAAAAATTCTGA
- a CDS encoding isopenicillin N synthase family oxygenase: protein MIQVPVIDVSELFADCSEKYLVAEKIKSACIEFGFFYLSGHGISEDLQRSLEECSKTFFLLPLEEKMKIWMSLGGHAWRGYFPVGDELTSGKPDLKEGIYFGQELDSNDERVKKGLLLHGKNLFPDGIPDFAEIVLAYMSQVERLGHALMRGISLSLGLDEFYIHEHYTSYPLILFRIFHYPPAQFNHKIDAPWGVGEHTDYGLLTILKQDEVGGLQIKVDSEWINAPYIHNTFVCNIGDMLEILTKGLFRSTPHRVLNKSGSGRYSFPLFFDPAFDVNIQPLPFSDEFFRDTNTNPRWDNANLHVYTGTYGDYITRKVGKVFPELKV from the coding sequence ATGATCCAAGTCCCCGTAATTGATGTAAGTGAGCTATTCGCTGATTGTAGTGAGAAATACTTGGTTGCTGAGAAAATAAAATCAGCTTGTATAGAATTTGGATTTTTCTATTTGTCCGGCCACGGTATTTCTGAAGATTTGCAACGATCGTTGGAAGAATGCAGTAAAACTTTTTTTCTTTTACCATTGGAAGAAAAAATGAAAATATGGATGTCACTGGGCGGTCATGCGTGGAGAGGTTATTTTCCTGTAGGTGATGAACTCACTTCCGGCAAACCTGATTTAAAAGAAGGGATATATTTTGGGCAGGAATTGGATTCAAATGATGAAAGAGTGAAAAAAGGTCTTTTGCTGCACGGCAAAAATTTATTTCCTGACGGTATTCCCGACTTTGCAGAAATAGTACTGGCTTACATGTCTCAGGTAGAGCGATTGGGTCATGCGCTGATGAGAGGGATATCACTCAGTCTGGGATTGGATGAATTTTATATTCATGAACATTATACTTCTTATCCATTGATATTATTCAGGATCTTTCACTATCCTCCCGCTCAATTCAACCATAAAATAGATGCTCCCTGGGGTGTCGGCGAACATACCGATTATGGATTACTGACCATTCTGAAACAGGATGAAGTAGGTGGTTTGCAAATAAAAGTAGATTCTGAATGGATAAACGCACCGTATATTCATAATACATTTGTGTGCAACATTGGTGATATGCTGGAGATACTGACCAAGGGACTTTTTAGATCGACCCCGCACAGAGTATTAAATAAATCCGGATCCGGCAGGTATTCCTTTCCACTATTCTTTGATCCCGCTTTTGATGTCAACATCCAGCCACTTCCCTTTTCAGATGAATTCTTTAGGGATACAAACACAAATCCACGTTGGGATAACGCCAATCTTCATGTCTACACAGGTACTTATGGTGATTATATAACCAGAAAGGTAGGGAAGGTTTTTCCTGAATTAAAAGTTTGA
- a CDS encoding peptide MFS transporter yields MGKIHSLHNEDTLFGHPKGLFILFLTEMWERFSFYGMKALLIFYLVKYHLFSDSEGYSVVGSYAAMVYAMPVIGGYLADKYLGFRKAVIFGGVLLVLGHLGMAYEGNAATEMAGGLITRDDFALGVFFFSLSLIVLGVGFLKANISSIVGELYDENDERRDSGFTIFYMGINLGSFLATIICSWLGETYGWSYGFGAAGIGMLLGLVTFIYGTKYFNGKGEPKDPALLKQKVFNIINKEWLIYILSIISLGAVWIFIQNHKLVEGLLIFASIASLVFIVFQLIKVGKIERDRLIALTILIVFSVVFWALFEQAYTSMNLFAERSIDRHILGIEVPAGSFLSLNSLFIIIFAPVFAWVWIYLDEKNMQPNTAIKFGLAIVLVALGFGALVMGGNLAEAGKVGAMWLVLAYLLHTWGELCLSPVGLSSVTKLSPSGIVGFMMGVWFLATAGAEYVAALLAKLASIETTAGEVPDIVAATNSYIELFYKLFVVGGIIGIVLLAASPLIKKLMHGVK; encoded by the coding sequence ATGGGCAAAATACATTCTCTGCATAACGAAGACACTTTATTCGGACATCCAAAAGGCTTGTTCATTCTTTTTTTGACAGAAATGTGGGAACGGTTTTCATTTTACGGAATGAAAGCTTTGCTCATTTTTTATCTCGTAAAATACCATTTATTTTCTGATAGCGAAGGATATTCCGTTGTAGGAAGTTATGCCGCCATGGTTTACGCTATGCCTGTCATCGGAGGATATCTGGCTGATAAATATCTTGGTTTCAGAAAAGCAGTCATATTTGGTGGCGTTTTATTAGTTTTAGGTCATTTAGGTATGGCCTATGAAGGAAATGCTGCCACAGAAATGGCAGGAGGACTTATTACACGGGACGACTTTGCACTTGGGGTATTCTTTTTTTCATTATCTCTGATTGTACTTGGTGTAGGTTTTTTGAAAGCCAACATCTCCTCTATTGTCGGAGAATTATACGATGAAAATGATGAGCGCAGGGACTCAGGATTCACTATCTTTTATATGGGAATCAATCTGGGCTCGTTTCTCGCTACGATCATTTGCAGTTGGTTGGGTGAAACGTATGGATGGAGTTATGGATTCGGAGCAGCGGGAATCGGGATGTTATTAGGATTGGTTACCTTTATATATGGAACCAAATATTTTAATGGAAAGGGCGAACCTAAAGACCCTGCCCTTCTGAAACAAAAAGTATTCAACATTATCAACAAGGAATGGTTGATTTATATTCTTTCCATCATTAGTCTGGGTGCTGTATGGATTTTTATTCAGAACCATAAATTAGTAGAAGGACTATTAATTTTTGCCAGTATTGCTTCATTGGTTTTTATCGTTTTCCAACTTATCAAAGTCGGTAAAATAGAAAGAGACCGGTTGATTGCCCTTACAATACTGATTGTATTTTCGGTTGTCTTCTGGGCACTTTTTGAACAGGCCTACACATCCATGAATCTTTTTGCAGAACGGTCTATTGACAGACATATTCTGGGCATTGAAGTTCCCGCCGGTTCTTTCCTGAGTTTAAATTCATTGTTTATCATAATTTTTGCACCCGTTTTTGCATGGGTCTGGATATATCTGGACGAGAAAAATATGCAACCTAATACAGCTATAAAATTTGGCCTTGCTATCGTTCTGGTTGCTTTGGGATTTGGCGCATTGGTCATGGGAGGAAATCTGGCTGAGGCCGGAAAAGTGGGAGCTATGTGGCTTGTCTTAGCCTACCTCCTTCATACCTGGGGCGAACTTTGCCTTTCTCCTGTAGGTTTATCTTCGGTAACAAAGCTGTCCCCCTCCGGTATCGTAGGATTTATGATGGGCGTCTGGTTTCTTGCAACTGCAGGTGCAGAATACGTCGCAGCTCTTCTTGCAAAATTAGCAAGTATTGAAACCACAGCAGGTGAAGTTCCGGATATCGTGGCTGCCACCAATAGTTACATTGAGTTATTCTATAAGTTATTTGTAGTTGGCGGTATCATTGGAATAGTTCTGCTTGCGGCTTCTCCTCTGATAAAAAAGCTGATGCACGGAGTTAAATGA
- a CDS encoding peptide MFS transporter, whose product MSTSTTTNQDFFKNNVLGHPAGLFVLFFTEMWERFSYYGMRAILVLFLTSALIDGGWAWPREHALALYGTYTAMVYLTPIIGGYLADKLIGYRKAVVIGASLMTLGHACMALETPTFLYLGLLFLVAGNGFFKPNMTSIISNMYKDYPEKKDGAYTIFYMGVNAGAFLGIMLCGYLGEKVGWSWGFGLAGIFMAFGAIQFWLAQNIFGTIGTKPVKDTGPVLTVAEDGDKFNPFTLFDKILISITALVAVVWILNDPYSKVSGNNIFGSADAANYAIIFALAIFIIILVSRIVRYSPVTRDRMIAVVIFAIITMFFWASFEQAGGSMTIFAKDYTNRALVGNSALLFKIFNTLLTIVPLAIITWVLYKLFVQTFEKYAKSNLILSTSFLIIWGIVIWMLYNEYIKDETEITASWFGILNSFYIITFAPLISKIWESKYNPSGAVKYGFGMILLGVGFLALTYGSKDIPQGAQVASVSIFWLILAYLFHTLGELFISPVGLSYISKLVPGRMIAIMFGIWYLAIAIGMKLAGTMGGMIDEITAKYDMSTFFLIFTIVPVGFGLLVMALNPILKKLMHGVR is encoded by the coding sequence ATGAGTACAAGTACAACAACGAATCAGGACTTCTTCAAAAATAACGTGCTGGGGCATCCGGCAGGACTTTTTGTTTTGTTTTTCACAGAAATGTGGGAGCGATTTTCTTATTACGGTATGCGTGCCATATTGGTACTATTTCTGACATCCGCCCTGATCGATGGTGGCTGGGCCTGGCCACGTGAGCATGCGCTTGCATTGTACGGAACTTACACCGCTATGGTTTACCTGACACCTATCATAGGAGGATATCTGGCAGATAAACTCATTGGTTATCGGAAAGCCGTGGTTATCGGAGCATCTTTAATGACGCTCGGACATGCCTGTATGGCATTGGAGACACCCACTTTTCTATATCTAGGTTTGTTATTTCTGGTTGCGGGAAATGGCTTTTTCAAACCAAATATGACTTCCATTATTTCAAATATGTACAAAGATTACCCTGAGAAAAAAGATGGTGCTTATACCATTTTTTATATGGGTGTGAATGCCGGTGCATTTTTGGGTATCATGCTTTGCGGATACCTTGGTGAAAAAGTAGGCTGGAGCTGGGGATTCGGACTGGCCGGTATTTTTATGGCATTCGGTGCAATACAATTCTGGCTGGCACAAAATATCTTTGGTACAATAGGCACAAAACCTGTAAAAGACACCGGACCTGTTTTAACGGTAGCGGAAGATGGCGATAAGTTCAATCCTTTTACACTATTTGATAAAATACTGATTTCAATCACAGCTCTTGTTGCAGTTGTATGGATATTGAACGACCCTTATTCCAAAGTTTCGGGAAATAATATATTTGGTAGTGCGGACGCTGCAAACTATGCCATCATATTTGCGCTTGCAATATTTATTATTATCCTGGTATCAAGAATTGTCAGATATTCCCCCGTTACCAGAGACAGAATGATCGCAGTTGTGATCTTCGCCATAATCACCATGTTTTTCTGGGCATCCTTTGAACAGGCAGGGGGATCAATGACTATTTTTGCAAAAGACTACACAAACCGGGCGCTAGTTGGAAATAGTGCATTGTTGTTTAAAATATTTAATACACTACTTACTATAGTTCCGTTAGCCATCATAACATGGGTGCTGTATAAACTATTTGTGCAGACTTTTGAAAAGTATGCTAAATCCAACCTGATACTTAGTACCAGTTTCCTAATCATCTGGGGCATTGTAATTTGGATGCTTTATAATGAATATATTAAAGACGAAACCGAAATTACAGCTTCATGGTTTGGAATACTCAATTCATTCTACATCATCACATTTGCGCCTTTGATCTCCAAAATATGGGAAAGCAAATACAATCCAAGCGGTGCTGTTAAATACGGTTTTGGAATGATTCTTCTCGGCGTTGGATTCCTTGCACTCACATACGGGTCCAAAGATATTCCGCAGGGAGCTCAGGTCGCCAGTGTAAGTATTTTCTGGTTGATATTGGCCTACCTTTTCCATACGTTGGGTGAATTGTTTATATCACCGGTGGGCTTGTCTTACATCAGTAAGCTCGTTCCGGGTCGTATGATTGCGATCATGTTCGGTATCTGGTATCTTGCGATTGCCATCGGTATGAAACTGGCAGGAACGATGGGTGGAATGATAGATGAAATCACCGCCAAATACGATATGAGTACTTTCTTCCTGATATTTACCATAGTACCTGTCGGATTCGGACTTTTAGTCATGGCACTTAATCCGATATTGAAAAAACTGATGCATGGGGTGAGGTAA